A genomic stretch from Solidesulfovibrio fructosivorans JJ] includes:
- a CDS encoding protoporphyrinogen/coproporphyrinogen oxidase translates to MSTAPPASPPVVIVGGGVAGLACAAKLTAAGWPVVVLERESEAGGLLRSASLDGVVFDLGPHVLFLDHPGRGEAFLREVLDGAPVIRHPFAFAIHAGGRYWKFPNHFDFLRYPTRYKLEALRAALKRRGAPPPEPIPASLELAEKCGPGLYGLLFRDLFAKKALMNPAELHHHWLARVDRTIDNAKEPFLRRGKAGAVLAALGRLRQRYTYPRGGLGDVPRLLAERIRKSGGEIVTGAADIALERQGDRITAVLLPERRIPCRHLVWTAPLNALNSALEERAVPILPTITMRLALLTYNRAKRVHRPYVYTYHPDPAMLANRFYYPESIFRELGPADREGLCLEINVATGDGDVPSETETLSRAVADVAHAGLYPPQALREARVVTLPAAMPVYPLDYERNLEAATTPVRGIANAHAVGRQGGFYFCLTPAAVTQGLKMADHLLGTEPQPGA, encoded by the coding sequence ATGAGCACCGCCCCCCCCGCGTCCCCCCCCGTCGTCATTGTCGGCGGCGGCGTGGCCGGGCTTGCCTGCGCCGCCAAACTGACCGCGGCCGGATGGCCGGTGGTCGTGCTCGAACGCGAATCAGAGGCCGGCGGCCTGTTGCGCTCCGCGTCCCTGGACGGCGTGGTATTCGACCTCGGCCCCCATGTGCTTTTCCTCGACCATCCGGGGCGCGGCGAGGCGTTCTTGCGCGAGGTCCTCGACGGCGCGCCCGTCATCCGCCACCCCTTCGCCTTCGCCATCCACGCCGGCGGGCGCTATTGGAAATTTCCCAACCACTTCGATTTTCTGCGTTATCCCACCCGCTACAAGCTCGAAGCCCTGCGCGCCGCCCTCAAACGCCGGGGCGCGCCGCCCCCGGAGCCCATCCCCGCTTCCCTGGAGCTGGCGGAAAAATGCGGCCCGGGGCTCTACGGGCTCCTCTTCCGGGACCTGTTCGCCAAAAAGGCCCTCATGAACCCGGCCGAACTGCACCACCACTGGCTGGCCCGGGTGGACCGCACCATTGACAACGCCAAGGAGCCGTTCCTGCGCCGGGGCAAGGCCGGGGCCGTGCTGGCCGCCCTTGGCCGGCTGCGCCAGCGCTACACCTATCCCCGGGGCGGCCTTGGCGACGTGCCGCGCCTGCTGGCGGAGCGCATCAGGAAAAGCGGCGGCGAAATCGTGACCGGCGCGGCCGACATCGCCCTCGAACGCCAGGGCGACCGCATAACGGCCGTTCTTTTGCCCGAACGGCGCATTCCCTGCCGGCACCTGGTCTGGACCGCGCCCTTAAACGCCCTCAACAGCGCCCTGGAAGAGCGCGCGGTCCCCATACTCCCCACCATCACCATGCGCCTGGCGCTTTTGACCTACAACCGCGCGAAACGGGTCCACCGGCCCTATGTCTATACCTACCACCCGGACCCGGCCATGCTGGCCAACCGCTTCTACTATCCGGAATCCATCTTCCGGGAGCTGGGGCCGGCCGACCGCGAGGGCCTGTGCCTGGAGATCAACGTGGCCACGGGCGACGGGGACGTACCGAGCGAAACCGAAACGCTTTCCCGGGCCGTGGCCGACGTGGCCCATGCGGGGCTCTACCCGCCCCAGGCCCTGCGCGAGGCCCGCGTCGTCACCCTGCCGGCGGCCATGCCGGTCTATCCCCTCGACTATGAAAGGAATCTGGAGGCGGCGACCACCCCGGTGCGGGGCATCGCCAACGCCCACGCCGTGGGCCGGCAGGGCGGCTTCTACTTCTGCCTGACCCCGGCCGCCGTCACCCAGGGGCTCAAGATGGCGGATCACCTGCTTGGAACCGAACCCCAACCCGGAGCCTGA